The DNA segment GCCCGACGGTGATTTACAGATTATACGCGCCGAGCTCACTCGAGATTTAAGCATTGCAATGGATGTCGTGAACCTTGGCACAAAACCCATCATGAATGTGGTGTTCGCCGTCACATACTTTAATGAAAACAGCGTCGCCCTCTTTGATGGCACGGCCTTCGTTTACACAGTGAAAACTTCCGGCATCACGCCAAAAACCGTCTATTATATCCCGCCAATTACCATTGACAAACGTTTTAACGACGCTCGCGCCATCACCGTTGCTCTCAAAGAGTACAGCGACGATGCCGGCAAAGTGCATACTACCGATCCGACGTTAGCCATCACCTATGAACTGGATCTCATTATGCCCTCAAAGCAAATTAAAATCAACAAACTCTTGGGTCCCGACATCATTCAATACGGCCGCAACTTAGGTGAGCACTGGAAGTGCGTCTGCGGCACAGTCAATGACAAAGGCGTGGAAACTTGTCGCTTTTGCGAGAGAAATAAATACTTTATCCTGAATAATCTTACCGAACCTCTTATCAACCAAAAACTCCTCTCCGTCCTTTCTCAGACAGTCAACTATTCAAAAGAGGGGAAGGAAGCTCTGGAAAAACACCTCACTGCCTCTTACGCTTCAAAACGTGCCCCCACCTCAGATCACTTGGCTCAAGTACGCGTCAACGAAACCTTGCCGTCAAAATCCAAAAAATTTCCGTGGCTGAAGTCGACGCTGATCTGCGCGACAGCTCTGGTGATTGCCGTTATAGGTTTAACCGCAATGAAAGGTCATTTCCGTCAAAGCGGTCTCGACCATGCAGAGACTCTTATTAAAGAAGGCAACTATCAAGAAGCTCTGGACCTGTTGGAAACCCTTCCGTCTTCCGAGGGTGCCGACCGAAAGCCTCTAGTTCAGACAGCGACGCGTTTGATTCAGTCGGAGCAAGCTTTCGAAGCCGGACGCACCGCCTTAGAGAGCAAAGAATATTTAGTAGCCTTAAATGCATTTAAAAATGTCATGGAGCAGGACGTCCATTTTAAAACCTCTCAGACCCTTATCTCTCAAGCGGAAAATGAGATCGTGGCAATGGCTCAAGACGCTGTGGCCGCAGAGAATATGGATGAGGCGAAAACCTTATTAAACGCTTTACTCGATGTGCTACCGGAGTCTGCCAAGGCTACCGCCCTGTTAGATACCATTGAAAGCCATGCCACCACCGGTGACGCCCAATCTCCTGACGGCAACGAAGCCGCAAGCTATGAAACAACACGAGCTGATATGAGCCGCACCGCTAAAAACTTGCTCTACACCTACCAGGTCGTCCAGGCACAAAAAGCCAACCTTCGTATCAGTCCTTCCATTGACGCCGCAGTTCTGGATGAAGTGGACAAAGGCACCAATATTTACATCAAAAGCACTAAAATCGAAGGTATTGAACGGATCTGGTGTGAAGTTGTCGTGGAAACTACCGAGGGTGAAATCTTAGAAGGCTGGCTCTCCAACAAAGTCTTCTCTGAATAAAATACATGTCTAACAAAAATCCTAAAGCAGCGAGCTTTAGGATTTTGTCATTAATGCTATATAATTGATCACCGGTTCTTCATAGGGATGAATCTTTCTCAGAAGACGATCCGTGCGCTCAAGGTCCGTCTCACGGATGCGAAACTCTATTTTCACTTCATCCACATCACTCACCACGCCGATTTCACCTACCGTGGGGTTGGCGCCTTCAATGGGACGAAAATGACCTCGCACTCGGGAAGTTTGAAAGACGTAATCATAGTTCCCCTGGTTTAAAATATCCGTTTCGTTGAGGGCGTTGACCACGCCGACTACGCTGTCTTCCGGGACGATAACTTCCACTTTGATATACATACTCCCACCTCCTGAGCTCATTATAGGCTTCCCGTCACCACGCCGTCAACTCTGTGCATCTTACATTTCTATTACGATTTTAGAAATATCTCTTAACACAGATCCCCTTCATACTATAATAGGAGTGAGGTGATTCAATGAAAATACTCTGTGCAGGACCAACAACTATGGCAAACAACGTCCGAGAACAACTCAGCGTCTCCAAAACCAATCCGGACCTTGACCCCACTTATGCTCCGTACCAACGACGGGTGGAAGCAAAACTATCGGCACTTTTACATACAACGGCCACCTCGTTTTTCATGTTGGGAGAAGGCATTATGGGCCTTGAAGCTGCGATTTTCTCCCTCGTGGAACCCGAGGATCGGGTGCTCGTACTCAGTAACGGCTTTTTCGGCGGCGGCTTTGCAGAATATGTGAAGCACTGTGGCGGTAAAGCTCACGTACTGAACTTTGAGTATGACAAAGGCATTGATATCGAAACATTACATGTCTTTTTGGAACAAGACCATGACTTTAAAGTAGCTACCTTTGTCCACTGTGAGACCCCAACCGGTGTTACCAACGACCTTGTAGGCATCTCCCAACTCTTAAAACGTTACGGCATCCTTGTCATTACGGACTGCGTCTCCTCTATGGGCGGTGAAGACATTCACTTTGATGAAACCGGCGTAGATGTCATGCTTGGAGGCTCTCAAAAAGTCCTCTCGGCGCCTGTCGGTCTGAGTCTTGTCACACTCTCAGAGGATGCGAAACGCGCAATAGCATCACGACGCACGCCCATACTATCCTACTATCTCAACTTTAAAAACCATTACGACTTCAACGGCGCACCGTTCCCTTACACGATGAACGAAAATCTAATCTATGCCATGGATGCGGCACTGGACAATCTCATGGCGAAAGACGCTGTCACACTTCATCGCACTTACAGCGAACTCACACGGCGCATCGTGACTAACGCAGGCCTAAAGCTCTATGCCAAAGACAGCTTCTCCAATACCGTGACCGCAGTTAAAATGCCGGACGGTATCCCTGCTGAAGCACTTCTTCAGACAATGCGCGAGCGAGGCATTGCCATCTCTAAAGGCGTAAGCTCTTTTAGTGACGATCTTTTTCGCATCGGACACATGGGAGAGAACATCAGTTATGACAACTTCCTGTCCCTCTTCGAGGCCTTGGACGACAGCTTCCGAGCCTTGGGCGTCACCCTGAACGCTTCCATGAAAGATGCTTTTTTGATGGCACACCTCTATGGTGAGGTATAATAGGACGAATAAGACCGATATCTCGTCGGTCTTTTTTTAATGGCTTAGCGTTTTGATCTCGTGAGCACAACTACCCCTAAAACGACGTTGCGATAAGAAGACTTTTAACATCGCCATACATAGCTTGAGTCTTTCGTGCACACTGCCTTGGTCTTTCTATAGACACTATGGAAAAGCTGTCTGCAGAAAAAGGGTGGGTCATATCCGACACACCCCTTTTCCTGACGTAAAGATCAGATGTTAGTGTGACTCCGTTTGAATAGCCGTACCGCTGTCACTGCCACCAATGACAGGACCGCTTTGCGTCATCATTTCCCATTCTTCATCTGATATCTTTCTGTTAAATCGTGCTCCCATTTGTGTTTTTGTTAAGCCTTGGAATGTTGCTTCCGGCAGTGCTGATGTGATCTTGACGATAACGATGACAGCAACCGCAAGCACAAACAAAACCAGAACTTTTTTATTCTCGACATTTTCATATTTTAATTTTATGGAATAACAATGCTATAAGATTGATTAAAGACGCCTTGTGCGCCGATAACATTGTTCCCATAGCCCACACCTCCTACTTGAACAATATAGCTTTTGCCTTGAACATATTGACTGTTTTGCAAAGTATTCACTGACGATATCGTTTTGGCCGGACTTTGAACCTTGTTAATACTGTCAACTGTAAGTAACCCATGACCTGTAGTTGTTACAGTTCCTGTCATCATGGTAAATTGAGGATTATCAAAAAATCTGGAGAATACAGTGACGTATAGACCATAACAGACCAATCTGCTTTATCAAAAGTCGCATAAGATTG comes from the Peptoniphilus equinus genome and includes:
- a CDS encoding tetratricopeptide repeat protein, translated to MEHVTFTTLPSHVTLQPDGDLQIIRAELTRDLSIAMDVVNLGTKPIMNVVFAVTYFNENSVALFDGTAFVYTVKTSGITPKTVYYIPPITIDKRFNDARAITVALKEYSDDAGKVHTTDPTLAITYELDLIMPSKQIKINKLLGPDIIQYGRNLGEHWKCVCGTVNDKGVETCRFCERNKYFILNNLTEPLINQKLLSVLSQTVNYSKEGKEALEKHLTASYASKRAPTSDHLAQVRVNETLPSKSKKFPWLKSTLICATALVIAVIGLTAMKGHFRQSGLDHAETLIKEGNYQEALDLLETLPSSEGADRKPLVQTATRLIQSEQAFEAGRTALESKEYLVALNAFKNVMEQDVHFKTSQTLISQAENEIVAMAQDAVAAENMDEAKTLLNALLDVLPESAKATALLDTIESHATTGDAQSPDGNEAASYETTRADMSRTAKNLLYTYQVVQAQKANLRISPSIDAAVLDEVDKGTNIYIKSTKIEGIERIWCEVVVETTEGEILEGWLSNKVFSE
- a CDS encoding pyridoxal-phosphate-dependent aminotransferase family protein — encoded protein: MKILCAGPTTMANNVREQLSVSKTNPDLDPTYAPYQRRVEAKLSALLHTTATSFFMLGEGIMGLEAAIFSLVEPEDRVLVLSNGFFGGGFAEYVKHCGGKAHVLNFEYDKGIDIETLHVFLEQDHDFKVATFVHCETPTGVTNDLVGISQLLKRYGILVITDCVSSMGGEDIHFDETGVDVMLGGSQKVLSAPVGLSLVTLSEDAKRAIASRRTPILSYYLNFKNHYDFNGAPFPYTMNENLIYAMDAALDNLMAKDAVTLHRTYSELTRRIVTNAGLKLYAKDSFSNTVTAVKMPDGIPAEALLQTMRERGIAISKGVSSFSDDLFRIGHMGENISYDNFLSLFEALDDSFRALGVTLNASMKDAFLMAHLYGEV